The Tropicibacter oceani DNA segment CAGGCCGGGCTGCTGGCCGAAATGGAGCACTAGGCGATGCGCGGCGCGGAACTGGTGGCCCGGGGCACCGCCACGCTGGTGCAGGCCGATGTGCCGGACGCGGGCCGCGATGCCCGCCGCCTGCTGGCGCATGTGCTCAAGGTGCCGCCCGGCCGCCTGACCCTGTTCCTGCCCGAAGAAGTTGACCCCGAGCTTGAGGTCATCTTCAACGTGATGGTCCAGCGCCGCGCCGAACGGGTGCCGGTCAGCCATCTGACCGGACGCCGGCAGTTCTATGGCCGCGATTTCCTTGTCACCCCCGAGGTGCTGGACCCGCGCCCCGAAACCGAAACCCTGATCGAGGCGGCACTGGCCGAACCCTTTGCCAGCGTGCTGGACCTTGGCACCGGGTCGGGCTGCATCCTGCTGACGCTGCTGGCCGAACGCGACGGATCGGTCGGCGTCGGCGTGGATATCAGCGAGGCGGCGCTGAACGTGGCCTTCTGGAACCGCAATGCGCTGAAACTGGAAGGCCGGGCCGATCTTTGCCTTGGCAGCTGGTTCGCCCCGCTGGACCGCGACGACCAGTTCGACCTGATCGTGTCGAACCCGCCCTATATCGCGCTGAACGAAATGCCGTTCCTGTCCCCCGAGGTGCGCGACCACGAACCCCGGCTTGCCCTGACCGACGAGGGCGACGGGCTTCAGGCCTATCACGCAATCACGGCGGGGGCGCTGCGCCACCTGGCCCCGGGCGGCCGCCTGCTGGTCGAGATCGGCCCGACGCAGGGCGCCGATGTGGCGGCGCTGATGGCGGCGGCCGGTCTGCGCAAAATCGCCGTGATCGCGGATATGGACGGGCGCGATCGTGTGGTGCTGGGCACGCATCCGCAGAAAACCGCCTGAAAACCGCATGAAATCGCCAGGTTCCGGGCATTTGTTCTTGCCCCGACGGCAGAATCCATGTTTACAACCCCATGTCGGAAGGCTTGATCGTACCAATCGCGGTCGCGCCCGACATCAAGCCAACATTCAGGTGACCCCAACTTGATCTGGCGCAGGATGCGCCACGGTGGTCACGAAACAGTCCAAAAGCAGGCTGGATATCCAAAACATGCGATCTTCCAAATCTCGTTCGCGGAACAAGAGCAACC contains these protein-coding regions:
- the prmC gene encoding peptide chain release factor N(5)-glutamine methyltransferase; this encodes MRGAELVARGTATLVQADVPDAGRDARRLLAHVLKVPPGRLTLFLPEEVDPELEVIFNVMVQRRAERVPVSHLTGRRQFYGRDFLVTPEVLDPRPETETLIEAALAEPFASVLDLGTGSGCILLTLLAERDGSVGVGVDISEAALNVAFWNRNALKLEGRADLCLGSWFAPLDRDDQFDLIVSNPPYIALNEMPFLSPEVRDHEPRLALTDEGDGLQAYHAITAGALRHLAPGGRLLVEIGPTQGADVAALMAAAGLRKIAVIADMDGRDRVVLGTHPQKTA